In a genomic window of Carassius gibelio isolate Cgi1373 ecotype wild population from Czech Republic chromosome A3, carGib1.2-hapl.c, whole genome shotgun sequence:
- the LOC127953715 gene encoding G-protein coupled receptor 183-like produces MESQLRYDTSSSYILRSSLPSSNLTTDSVNTTHTDSVFEGCEQMVSGIIFDLAIQCFNVIVGIPANILVLANLIKTRNEPLTSDIFLGCLAFMDAYFGFMTIISSLNLFHWRSTMAWMALKFSYGVKDTSGPLFLSCVCLDRFIAVLFPIAFGQLKAIKYRIGLTIVVLLLTFAYASAKTVGGVPNFEKVFTGEVLFAFTWMVVCNVAILWALKRSRGSGKDEMNPMKRKAFKMVLSILIIIISNYLPPVALFPFEDHYPHKVFTCYVQPVCFAFVNISSTIQPLTYLSRLEKVPFLPESCSEKVSCKEKKKPSNE; encoded by the coding sequence ATGGAGAGTCAGCTACGCTACGACACAAGTTCCAGCTACATCCTCAGAAGCAGCCTGCCCTCCTCCAACCTGACGACCGATTCAGTCAACACGACACACACCGACAGTGTGTTTGAAGGGTGCGAACAAATGGTGAGTGGTATCATTTTTGACCTAGCCATACAATGCTTCAATGTGATCGTTGGAATACCTGCCAACATCCTGGTGCTCGCAAACCTAATAAAGACCCGAAATGAACCATTAACTTCTGATATCTTCCTGGGCTGCCTGGCGTTCATGGACGCCTACTTTGGATTTATGACAATCATTTCATCCCTCAATCTCTTCCACTGGAGGAGCACCATGGCTTGGATGGCGTTGAAGTTCTCATACGGTGTGAAGGACACCAGTGGGCCGCTCTTCCTCTCCTGCGTCTGTCTGGATCGTTTTATAGCCGTTCTCTTTCCCATCGCATTCGGACAGTTGAAGGCCATCAAATACAGGATCGGCCTGACCATCGTGGTTCTTCTGCTCACTTTTGCCTATGCTTCGGCCAAAACTGTTGGTGGGGTACCAAACTTTGAGAAGGTTTTCACTGGAGAGGTCTTGTTTGCGTTCACCTGGATGGTGGTGTGTAACGTGGCCATCCTCTGGGCCCTGAAACGCTCACGAGGTTCTGGTAAAGATGAGATGAATCCTATGAAAAGAAAGGCCTTTAAGATGGTGCTGTCTATTTTGATCATAATCATAAGCAACTATCTCCCTCCAGTGGCTCTGTTCCCCTTTGAAGACCACTATCCCCATAAGGTCTTCACTTGCTATGTGCAGCCAGTATGTTTTGCCTTCGTAAACATCAGCAGCACGATCCAGCCTTTAACTTACTTATCCCGCTTAGAGAAAGTACCATTCTTACCAGAATCTTGTTCAGAGAAGGTAAGCTGCAAGGAAAAAAAGAAGCCCTCAAATGAATGA